From the genome of Desulfovibrio inopinatus DSM 10711, one region includes:
- a CDS encoding class I SAM-dependent methyltransferase: protein MATYAISTLGFSKRLLAETITRGGIAIDATVGNGNDTAQLARLVGEQGLVYGFDIQKAALDKARERLQQEGTEHHVRLLQKGHEHLAETIDPGHVGCVQCVVFNLGFLPGSDESVITTPKTTLAALNASLSVLAIGGLISIICYTGHPGGAYEEQCVETWSAKLDFNQFRVLRYDVVNKPGAAIRLYAVEHCRVSSP, encoded by the coding sequence ATGGCGACATATGCTATTTCAACGTTGGGCTTCTCGAAACGTTTACTTGCTGAGACCATAACACGGGGGGGGATTGCGATTGATGCCACCGTGGGGAATGGCAACGATACGGCACAACTTGCTCGTCTCGTCGGAGAGCAAGGACTGGTATACGGTTTCGATATTCAAAAAGCTGCCTTGGACAAAGCGAGAGAACGCTTGCAGCAAGAAGGGACTGAGCACCACGTACGTCTTCTACAAAAGGGGCACGAACATCTGGCCGAGACCATTGATCCTGGGCATGTGGGATGCGTTCAATGTGTGGTGTTTAATCTCGGTTTTTTGCCAGGCAGTGACGAATCCGTCATCACCACACCCAAAACAACGTTGGCTGCATTGAATGCGAGTTTATCTGTTCTGGCTATTGGTGGATTGATTTCCATTATTTGTTATACCGGGCATCCCGGGGGGGCATACGAAGAGCAGTGCGTGGAAACGTGGTCAGCGAAACTTGATTTTAACCAATTTCGCGTTCTGCGCTATGACGTTGTAAATAAACCGGGAGCGGCGATCAGGTTGTATGCAGTGGAGCACTGTCGGGTCTCCTCCCCATAA
- a CDS encoding EAL domain-containing response regulator produces the protein MSIDVDEITFSRVHCSRMKEHILAPPPERPEKPYVLPDNLSDSSGRAYVESEAPVDLLIVDDEKVNLMLLREYLRTLSVNMVEASSGSEAVEIVASGNYQFALILLDVMMPGMDGFQTAETLRGLPGGQAVPIMFITALGRDREYIFKGYEAGGVDYLVKPIEPEILIGKVSVFLDMHRHKLALSAMRDELERTVEQLRRSEEALRLSQKRYRIVADYNFDFEAWIGPNGDFLYVSPSCERLTGYTPEKFQSDPGFLRSLIHPEDLSLWDDLKVVSSGETGHTIDVRIQDKVGTTHWVLAAVRQAPPDEDGSPMGLRVSLRDVTKRKHAEERLTYESLHDSLTGLPNRALCLDRIKHAAERARRRKDFSYAVVFIDIDRFKLVNDSFGHMFGDRLLVEISKRMHHYVRRVDTISRFGGDEFILVLEELVSQGQAIRIIKRLQAAMAEPFFLDDKEIRITASFGVMFGPDSVDNPEDILQSANLAMYKAKEVGRDTVKVFNTRLKKKFLRVLSIENDMRSALANGEFYIVLQPIITMQSGQLIGFEALARWNSPTRGMISPGEFIPIAEETGLIIELGEYLLEKACRLRAEWTKSEYCPDDLMISVNISARQFSQSLLWNKIQKTMERTNCAPKGVKLEITETTIMDRPDKAASQLGKLKKLGLKLSIDDFGTGYSSMSYLKRFPLDQLKIDLSFVRRIDSDRENREIVRAIIALAHNLGLDVVAEGIEAPKHLAILRDLGCEYGQGFLFSKPIEIEEATALAIGKKPLPWIKLFS, from the coding sequence TTGAGCATCGATGTTGACGAAATCACGTTTTCACGCGTACATTGCTCTCGAATGAAAGAACATATTCTCGCACCACCACCTGAACGGCCAGAGAAACCGTATGTTCTCCCGGATAATCTCTCGGATTCTTCGGGACGTGCCTACGTTGAATCAGAAGCTCCTGTAGATCTTCTCATCGTGGACGATGAAAAAGTGAATCTCATGCTTTTGCGTGAGTATTTACGGACTCTGTCGGTCAATATGGTTGAAGCTTCAAGTGGCTCGGAAGCCGTAGAAATAGTAGCTTCTGGCAACTACCAATTCGCTCTCATCCTCCTTGATGTCATGATGCCCGGCATGGATGGCTTCCAGACCGCCGAAACATTGCGTGGTCTCCCCGGCGGCCAAGCGGTTCCCATCATGTTCATTACGGCGTTGGGCCGCGACCGAGAATACATCTTCAAAGGCTACGAAGCCGGTGGTGTCGATTATTTAGTCAAGCCCATCGAGCCTGAAATTCTTATCGGCAAAGTCAGTGTTTTTCTTGATATGCACCGGCACAAGCTTGCCCTTTCCGCAATGCGTGACGAACTCGAACGCACTGTGGAGCAATTGCGCCGGAGTGAAGAAGCCTTGCGTCTTTCGCAAAAGCGCTATCGCATTGTCGCTGACTATAACTTTGACTTTGAAGCCTGGATCGGTCCGAACGGCGACTTCCTCTATGTCAGCCCTTCATGTGAACGTCTTACCGGTTATACTCCCGAAAAATTTCAATCCGATCCCGGTTTTTTACGGTCATTGATTCACCCGGAAGACCTCTCGTTATGGGACGACCTCAAAGTGGTTTCGAGCGGGGAGACCGGACATACCATTGATGTACGCATCCAAGACAAAGTAGGAACAACGCACTGGGTTCTGGCTGCCGTCCGACAAGCCCCCCCGGATGAAGACGGTTCTCCTATGGGACTGCGTGTCAGCTTACGTGACGTCACCAAACGCAAGCATGCGGAAGAACGGCTCACATACGAAAGTCTCCACGACAGTCTGACAGGACTCCCGAATCGTGCTCTTTGCCTCGACCGCATCAAGCATGCAGCCGAACGCGCACGGCGCCGTAAAGACTTCTCCTATGCGGTTGTTTTTATTGACATCGATCGATTCAAACTCGTCAATGACTCTTTCGGGCATATGTTTGGTGACAGACTGCTCGTTGAAATATCCAAACGCATGCACCACTATGTGCGCCGAGTGGACACCATTTCTCGTTTTGGCGGCGATGAATTTATTCTTGTGCTCGAAGAACTCGTGTCTCAAGGACAAGCCATCCGTATCATCAAGCGACTGCAGGCGGCTATGGCTGAACCGTTCTTCCTGGACGACAAGGAAATCCGTATAACGGCAAGTTTCGGTGTCATGTTCGGTCCTGACTCCGTCGACAATCCGGAAGATATTCTCCAGAGTGCCAACCTTGCCATGTACAAGGCTAAAGAAGTCGGGCGCGACACGGTCAAAGTCTTCAATACCCGCCTGAAGAAAAAATTTCTGCGAGTTTTGTCCATTGAGAATGACATGCGATCCGCATTGGCCAATGGAGAATTCTATATTGTCCTGCAGCCCATCATCACCATGCAGTCTGGCCAACTCATCGGCTTTGAAGCATTGGCACGATGGAATAGCCCCACCAGAGGAATGATCTCCCCTGGAGAATTTATTCCCATTGCGGAAGAAACTGGCCTCATCATAGAACTTGGGGAATATCTTCTCGAAAAAGCCTGCCGCCTCCGTGCTGAATGGACAAAGTCGGAATATTGTCCTGACGACCTTATGATCTCCGTCAATATTTCAGCTCGTCAATTTTCTCAGTCCTTGCTTTGGAATAAAATCCAAAAAACAATGGAGCGCACGAACTGCGCCCCGAAAGGGGTCAAACTGGAAATTACGGAAACCACGATCATGGATCGCCCGGACAAAGCAGCCAGTCAACTTGGGAAGCTCAAAAAACTGGGTCTGAAGCTATCCATCGACGATTTCGGCACCGGCTATTCATCCATGAGCTACCTCAAGCGATTTCCGCTCGATCAACTGAAAATTGATCTCAGTTTCGTTCGGCGTATCGATAGCGACCGAGAAAACCGTGAGATTGTCCGAGCAATTATCGCTCTTGCGCATAACCTTGGACTTGATGTCGTTGCGGAAGGCATCGAAGCGCCGAAACATCTTGCCATCCTTCGTGATCTTGGCTGTGAATACGGCCAGGGTTTTCTGTTTTCAAAGCCAATCGAAATTGAAGAAGCAACTGCTTTGGCCATCGGAAAAAAGCCTCTTCCGTGGATTAAGCTATTTTCATAG
- a CDS encoding tetratricopeptide repeat protein — protein sequence MAGNLSPADRFGIYAVMVWEKQGDMGTAERLFKRALMLDPNHIDTLNNYAWFLEVARHDIAGADALYRHALQVAPQRVDTLGNYGLFLWQAKADDDGAEIMFRRALDIESSHVGNVGLFANFMWKRRGQLNEAQTLFERGLELDPDNASLLGDAASFWFNALCQIVEAKNLYDRAVSADPNHGNNLAGLATLSWQAMANIETAERLFERAVRLEPNNVDLLGNYAVFLWCGKADPEMADIYFSRALELDPNHVGNLGSAAWFALGRGEDVMGKQYLASALEKKTDDHVLELELEFYRFVFLPEEEKAACARLNDLLSQGWRSPWWNLTAHIEQAKRIGHQRFSLVLEYALIIMDEIPMTCADAEAVRNE from the coding sequence TTGGCCGGAAATCTATCTCCTGCAGACCGATTTGGTATCTATGCGGTGATGGTGTGGGAAAAACAAGGTGATATGGGAACTGCTGAGCGGTTGTTTAAAAGGGCGTTGATGTTGGACCCGAACCACATTGATACGCTGAATAACTACGCCTGGTTCCTCGAAGTTGCTCGGCATGATATAGCCGGGGCGGATGCGTTGTATCGGCATGCTCTTCAAGTTGCTCCCCAACGGGTCGACACGTTGGGGAATTACGGATTGTTTTTGTGGCAGGCAAAAGCTGATGACGATGGCGCTGAAATAATGTTTCGTCGAGCGCTTGATATCGAATCGAGCCATGTCGGGAATGTCGGACTCTTCGCAAATTTCATGTGGAAGCGTCGAGGACAGCTCAATGAAGCGCAGACCCTGTTTGAACGGGGACTTGAGCTTGATCCGGACAACGCCAGTTTGCTTGGTGATGCCGCGTCGTTTTGGTTCAACGCGCTGTGTCAAATCGTCGAGGCAAAGAATTTGTATGACCGGGCCGTCTCCGCAGACCCCAATCACGGTAATAATCTTGCAGGACTGGCAACGCTCAGTTGGCAAGCCATGGCGAATATCGAAACAGCGGAACGCCTGTTTGAGCGCGCTGTCCGTCTTGAACCGAACAATGTCGACCTGTTGGGCAATTATGCGGTGTTTTTATGGTGCGGTAAGGCTGATCCCGAAATGGCTGATATTTATTTTTCTCGCGCCTTAGAGCTCGACCCCAACCATGTCGGTAATCTTGGCAGTGCGGCATGGTTCGCATTGGGACGAGGAGAAGATGTCATGGGAAAACAATATCTGGCGAGCGCATTGGAGAAAAAGACCGATGATCATGTGCTGGAACTGGAACTCGAATTCTATCGCTTTGTGTTTCTGCCCGAGGAAGAAAAGGCAGCGTGTGCCCGGCTCAACGATTTGCTTTCACAAGGTTGGAGGTCGCCATGGTGGAATTTGACGGCACATATCGAGCAAGCCAAGCGCATAGGACATCAGCGATTTTCTCTTGTGTTGGAGTATGCCCTGATCATCATGGATGAGATTCCGATGACATGTGCAGATGCGGAGGCTGTCAGGAATGAATAA
- the lepA gene encoding translation elongation factor 4, whose product MTAQSQIRNFSIIAHIDHGKSTLADRILEITGLLTERDRREQYLDRMDLERERGITIKAQTVRIPYTAPDGKKYIINLIDTPGHVDFSYEVSRSLAACEGALLVVDATQGVEAQTLANVYLALDHDLEIIPVLNKTDLPSADPDRVATEIEEAIGLDCTDYMAVSAKTGHNVDQVINALIEKIPSPKGQRDAPLKALIFDSWYDSYQGVVVLFRVVDGSIRPGDEILMTSTGAKFEVTRLGAFSPGPVDLKELATGEVGFLTASIKTLSDAKVGDTITLVDNPADTPLPGFQEVKPMVFCGLYPVEAAEYELLKSALERLQLNDAAFTYEPETSQALGFGFRAGFLGLLHMEIIQERLEREFKTSLIATAPSVVYEIETNDGKVVHIDNPSKLPKSQDIHEFREPYSRLEIHVPNEYVGNVVALCEEKRGIQKDIRYLTSTRVIITYELPFAEIVYDFFDKLKSMTKGYASLDYELIDYRASDLVKLDILINGDPVDALAVIVHRDNAYYLGRNLALKLKRVIPRQLFEVIIQAAIGAKIIARERNAPLRKNVTAKCYGGDITRKRKLLEKQKEGKKRMKRMGNVELPQEAFLAALKAE is encoded by the coding sequence ATGACTGCTCAATCCCAAATTCGAAATTTCAGTATTATTGCCCATATCGACCATGGAAAATCCACCTTGGCCGATAGGATCCTCGAAATAACCGGCCTTTTGACCGAACGAGATCGCCGCGAGCAGTATCTTGATCGTATGGATTTGGAGCGCGAACGTGGCATTACGATCAAGGCGCAGACTGTTCGCATTCCCTATACCGCACCCGACGGCAAAAAATACATTATCAATCTTATCGATACGCCGGGCCATGTGGACTTTTCCTATGAAGTCTCGCGGAGTTTGGCTGCTTGTGAAGGGGCCTTGCTTGTTGTCGATGCGACACAAGGTGTTGAAGCGCAGACCTTGGCCAATGTCTATCTCGCATTGGACCATGATCTTGAAATTATCCCGGTACTCAATAAGACGGATTTGCCCAGTGCCGACCCGGATCGGGTTGCTACGGAAATTGAAGAGGCTATCGGTCTTGACTGCACCGATTACATGGCCGTGTCTGCCAAGACCGGGCATAACGTCGATCAAGTCATCAATGCTCTTATCGAAAAAATTCCTTCACCCAAAGGCCAGCGTGACGCCCCGCTCAAGGCACTTATTTTTGACTCCTGGTATGATTCGTATCAAGGGGTTGTTGTCTTGTTTCGAGTTGTCGACGGTTCAATTCGTCCTGGTGATGAAATTCTCATGACGTCGACGGGGGCAAAATTCGAAGTGACGCGTCTCGGGGCGTTTTCTCCCGGTCCCGTGGATCTGAAAGAGCTTGCCACTGGAGAGGTCGGATTCTTGACGGCAAGCATCAAAACATTATCTGACGCCAAGGTGGGGGATACCATTACATTGGTCGATAATCCGGCCGATACGCCTCTACCCGGATTTCAGGAAGTCAAACCGATGGTATTCTGTGGACTGTATCCCGTTGAGGCAGCAGAATACGAGTTACTCAAGTCGGCCTTGGAACGATTGCAGCTCAATGACGCGGCCTTTACCTATGAGCCTGAGACTTCACAAGCACTGGGGTTCGGTTTTCGGGCAGGTTTTTTGGGCTTGCTTCATATGGAAATTATTCAGGAACGTCTGGAGCGCGAATTCAAAACGTCGCTTATCGCGACGGCTCCATCGGTTGTCTATGAAATTGAGACAAACGATGGAAAAGTTGTGCATATCGACAACCCGAGTAAACTCCCAAAATCGCAGGATATTCATGAGTTTCGGGAGCCATATTCACGTTTAGAGATTCATGTTCCCAATGAATATGTCGGGAATGTTGTCGCTTTGTGTGAAGAAAAACGCGGAATTCAGAAAGACATTCGTTACCTGACGTCCACCCGTGTCATCATTACATATGAGCTGCCTTTTGCAGAAATCGTGTACGATTTCTTCGATAAGCTCAAATCCATGACAAAAGGGTACGCGTCACTGGATTACGAGTTGATCGATTATCGCGCTTCTGACCTTGTGAAGCTCGACATTCTCATTAACGGTGACCCTGTCGATGCACTGGCTGTCATTGTTCACCGCGACAATGCGTATTATCTTGGCCGCAATCTTGCCTTGAAATTAAAACGCGTTATTCCTCGTCAGCTTTTTGAAGTCATCATTCAGGCGGCCATTGGTGCCAAAATTATCGCACGGGAACGCAATGCGCCATTACGCAAGAACGTAACGGCCAAATGTTACGGTGGCGATATCACCCGTAAGCGTAAACTCCTTGAAAAGCAGAAAGAAGGCAAGAAGCGCATGAAGCGCATGGGAAATGTCGAACTCCCTCAAGAAGCCTTTCTTGCCGCGTTGAAAGCGGAATAA
- the sppA gene encoding signal peptide peptidase SppA — translation MEEHTQHLKVTIKKGIFDYIKSIAWFGIGLLVLVVMLVAAGEQSETSDVTYYDAHFTETAWEDVPENATLVGLISLRGEISSKRSQDAFSSEPNGIDPESVRKVLSRIDEMGDIHAITVLVSSPGGQIAPSDSIWRQFQSFRQQKNIPLIFHTSDLMASGAYYFATAGDQVYASRYADVGSIGVLAIRFNAQALMRDKLGVDVTVYKTGIYKGMGNPFEPATQAEEDLIKSQMNDFNANFIDVVAKGRGLNADAVRQLATGRVWSGKDALNLGLVDAVLYRDELGDQLEKLLETTSPVYFVEYKTSKPILLSFLEDSGIQSLARQMGTLMSLGGASSAATGLKAGSGTLRYLYQY, via the coding sequence ATGGAAGAACATACACAGCACCTTAAGGTTACGATTAAAAAAGGCATTTTTGACTATATCAAGTCGATTGCCTGGTTTGGAATTGGTCTTCTCGTACTCGTCGTGATGCTTGTTGCCGCTGGCGAGCAGTCCGAGACAAGCGATGTAACATATTATGATGCACATTTTACAGAGACCGCGTGGGAAGATGTTCCGGAAAATGCAACACTTGTTGGGCTTATTTCTTTGCGCGGAGAAATCAGCTCGAAGCGGTCGCAAGATGCATTTAGCAGCGAGCCCAACGGTATTGATCCTGAAAGTGTGCGAAAAGTGCTCAGTCGCATTGATGAAATGGGAGACATCCATGCCATAACGGTACTTGTTTCAAGTCCTGGAGGACAAATCGCCCCCTCGGATTCGATATGGCGCCAATTCCAATCTTTTCGTCAGCAAAAGAATATTCCACTGATCTTTCATACAAGTGATCTCATGGCATCCGGTGCCTATTATTTTGCTACAGCGGGTGATCAAGTCTATGCATCGCGATATGCCGATGTCGGTAGCATAGGAGTCCTGGCTATTCGCTTTAATGCACAAGCTCTTATGCGCGATAAGCTTGGTGTCGATGTTACAGTATATAAAACGGGCATCTACAAGGGGATGGGCAATCCTTTTGAACCAGCGACGCAGGCAGAAGAAGATTTAATCAAAAGTCAGATGAATGATTTCAACGCAAATTTTATTGATGTGGTTGCTAAAGGTCGGGGCTTGAATGCCGACGCGGTGCGTCAGCTGGCGACTGGGCGGGTGTGGTCGGGAAAAGACGCGTTGAACCTCGGCTTGGTGGATGCCGTTTTGTACCGCGACGAACTCGGAGATCAATTGGAGAAATTGCTTGAAACGACGTCCCCTGTTTATTTTGTGGAGTACAAAACGAGCAAGCCGATTCTTCTGAGCTTTCTTGAAGACTCGGGGATTCAATCATTAGCTCGGCAAATGGGAACTCTCATGAGCTTGGGCGGTGCCTCGTCTGCCGCAACCGGTTTGAAAGCGGGCTCGGGAACGTTGCGATATTTATATCAATACTAA
- a CDS encoding TOBE domain-containing protein encodes MYDFDSMDDEALASLLAHAETEARRRLAVAKGPTPLAGRIPRFPRNLCPAMNFQVSDDVKHLDTVQLDRLTQVMRDWTAAADRPETVRSRGRVLFIYLLLRYTGAKLGEVLSLSWPQCYDPDEPAIVFSTEGVSRRVPITRDLAVELASSLHSPAFLGLLPEPFRLDPAFVRRKLQEAAVPSGFCKDMVSPRIIRHSRAVELFRAGLPLAAVQAVIGLGSAEMTASYMGVSAQNAEKLLAYSLQGNHTMITSARNAFRGKICVIESGPIVSRIDVITAEELSVSTMITNTSLSVLGLVIGTEITVLIKAPQVVVRPAAPDEGHESNAFFGTITSREECEMFVEIQGKLDRGPGICALVGRDEDLQYGFAQGDRVVFSFSSFASILSSP; translated from the coding sequence ATGTATGACTTCGATTCGATGGACGATGAGGCGTTGGCTTCGTTATTGGCGCATGCTGAAACTGAGGCTCGGCGCCGCTTGGCAGTGGCGAAGGGGCCGACGCCGTTGGCAGGACGAATTCCACGGTTTCCCAGGAACTTATGTCCAGCTATGAACTTTCAGGTCTCCGATGATGTCAAACACCTCGACACGGTTCAACTTGATCGCTTGACGCAAGTTATGCGTGACTGGACGGCTGCAGCCGATAGACCCGAAACGGTCCGTTCCCGTGGTCGGGTGCTCTTTATTTATTTGCTGTTACGCTACACAGGTGCCAAACTTGGTGAAGTTTTATCGTTGAGTTGGCCGCAATGTTACGATCCTGATGAACCTGCGATTGTTTTTTCAACGGAGGGGGTCTCCAGGCGCGTCCCGATAACTCGCGACCTGGCTGTAGAACTTGCGTCGAGTTTGCATTCTCCTGCTTTTCTTGGCTTATTGCCAGAACCGTTTCGACTTGATCCAGCTTTTGTCCGCCGCAAACTCCAGGAGGCTGCGGTACCGTCCGGATTTTGTAAAGATATGGTCTCACCCCGTATTATTCGTCACTCCCGTGCTGTCGAACTGTTTCGAGCTGGGCTGCCGTTGGCCGCAGTGCAGGCGGTTATCGGGCTGGGGAGTGCTGAAATGACGGCGAGTTATATGGGGGTTTCAGCACAAAATGCAGAAAAGCTGTTGGCGTATAGCCTTCAAGGAAACCACACTATGATAACGAGTGCGAGAAATGCTTTTCGTGGCAAAATTTGCGTCATTGAATCCGGCCCCATTGTCAGTCGGATTGATGTTATAACAGCCGAAGAGCTCTCGGTAAGCACCATGATCACGAATACTAGTCTCAGCGTGCTTGGTCTGGTTATCGGGACGGAAATTACTGTTTTGATCAAGGCTCCGCAGGTTGTTGTTCGACCGGCCGCCCCTGATGAAGGACATGAATCCAATGCATTTTTCGGAACAATCACCTCACGTGAAGAGTGCGAGATGTTCGTTGAAATCCAGGGGAAACTGGATAGAGGACCGGGGATTTGTGCACTGGTTGGTCGTGATGAAGATCTGCAATACGGTTTTGCTCAGGGGGACCGGGTGGTGTTTTCGTTTAGTTCATTTGCTTCCATACTCAGTTCGCCATAG